In Alosa sapidissima isolate fAloSap1 chromosome 11, fAloSap1.pri, whole genome shotgun sequence, a single window of DNA contains:
- the phlda2 gene encoding pleckstrin homology-like domain family A member 2: protein MKMSASETSKVLKEGELEKRSDNLLQFWKRKTCVLTADSLNIYADTQKTKGKEIKLQSIKKVDCVERTGKFLYFTIVTSDNKEIDFRCSGEDNCWNAVITMALIDFQNRKAIQDFKTRQEPENTIPSPQERRMGRAP from the coding sequence atgaaaatgtcTGCGTCGGAGACCTCCAAGGTCCTGAAGGAGGGAGAACTGGAGAAGAGGAGCGACAACCTGCTTCAATTTTGGAAGCGGAAGACCTGCGTTTTGACCGCAGACAGCCTCAACATTTACGCCGACACACAGAAGACCAAGGGCAAGGAGATCAAACTCCAGTCCATCAAGAAAGTGGACTGTGTAGAGAGAACAGGGAAATTTCTCTACTTCACCATAGTTACCAGTGATAATAAGGAGATTGACTTCAGGTGCTCTGGCGAGGATAACTGTTGGAATGCCGTCATTACAATGGCACTGATTGACTTCCAGAACAGAAAAGCCATTCAGGACTTTAAAACACGACAGGAACCAGAGAACACGATCCCATCACCGCAAGAGAGGCGAATGGGCCGAGCACCATGA